A window of the Bufo gargarizans isolate SCDJY-AF-19 chromosome 1, ASM1485885v1, whole genome shotgun sequence genome harbors these coding sequences:
- the LOC122924996 gene encoding gastrula zinc finger protein XlCGF52.1-like, whose product MGDLPCKSEVEEDIPGDVTTENHKNLNGNVILSLHFKAEAEDTRPCSAGENIITLNVKTGLHSTDLSYNPSNHKEPSPDQSQIVTISTGQKGSERFQCGKEFRKRSRLSTHRRSYTGEKPYSCSECGKRFTNKSNLLTHQIIHTGEKPYSCSECLKRFTVKSSLVRHERIHTGEKPYSCSECEKCFTQISHLATHKRCHTGEKLYSCSECEKCFRYKSDLVRHERIHTGEKLFSCLECGKYFTDKSYFLRHERIHTGEKPYSCSECEKCFSHKSDFIKHVRIHTGEKPYSCSECEKCFTDKSDFVRHKRIHTGERPYSCSECGKCFTKKSHLVTHKRIHTGEKPYSCSECGKCFTQKSCLVRHERCHTGQKPFSCSECEKCFTTKEKLNKHQRIHTGEKLF is encoded by the exons atgggcgatctcccatgtaagagtgaggtggaggaggacattccaggagatgtcaccacag aaaatcacaaaaatttGAATGGAAATGTTATATTATCACTACATTTTAAAGCAGAAGCTGAAGATACCAGGCCGTGCTCTGCCGGAGAAAATATAATTACCCTAAATGTAAAAAcaggacttcacagtacagatctatCATATAATCCCTCTAATCATAAGGAACCctctcctgaccaatcacagattgttactATAAGTACCGGGCAGAAAGGAAGTGAAAGGTTTCAGTGTGGTAAAGAGTTCAGGAAAAGATCAAGACTTTCTACACACAGAAGAAGttatacaggagagaagccatactcctgttcagaatgtgggaagcgcTTTACAAATAAATCAAATCTTCTTACACATCagataattcacacaggagagaaaccatattcatgttcagaatgtttgAAGCGCTTCACAgtgaaatcaagtcttgttagacatgagagaattcacacaggagagaagccatattcatgttcagaatgtgagaaatgttttacacaaataTCACATCTTGCTACACATAagagatgtcacacaggagagaagctatattcatgttcagaatgtgagaaatgttttagatATAAATCAGATTtagttagacatgagagaattcacacaggagagaagctatTTTCATGTTTGGAATGTGGAAAATATTTTACAGATAAATCATATTTtcttagacatgagagaattcacacaggagaaaagccatattcatgttcagaatgtgaaaaatgtttttcGCATAAATCAGATTTCATTAAACAtgtgagaattcacacaggagagaagccatattcatgttctgagTGTGAAAAATGTTTCACAGATAAATCAGATTTTGTTagacataagagaattcacacaggagagaggccgtattcatgttcagaatgtgggaaatgttttaccaaaAAATCACATCTTGTCacacataagagaattcacacaggagagaagccgtattcatgctcagaatgtgggaaatgttttacccagaagtcatgtcttgttagacatgagagatgtcacacaggacagaagccatTTTCGTGCTCAGAGTGTGAGAAATGCTTTACTACTAAAGAGAAACTTAATaagcatcagagaattcacacaggagaaaagctgTTTTGA